Proteins encoded by one window of Candidatus Stoquefichus sp. SB1:
- the rsxE gene encoding electron transport complex subunit RsxE produces the protein MKKFDIFKKGLLIENPIFVLLLGLCSALAITTNLTNAVGMGMAVICVLIMSNVIISLLRKIIPNEIRIPVFIVIIATLVKCVQMLMNAYTPALYESLGVFIPLIVVNCIILGRAESFASKNGVFDSFLDALGMGLGYTFAVVVISFFRELIGTGGLSLYNPFDASQVIFEFKIISDYAVSLFTQPAGAFITLGCILAFIQFLRVRKENKAKKVEVK, from the coding sequence ATGAAAAAATTTGATATCTTCAAAAAAGGTTTACTGATTGAAAATCCAATCTTTGTCTTATTGTTAGGTCTATGTTCAGCTCTAGCAATTACAACAAATTTAACAAATGCAGTTGGTATGGGAATGGCTGTTATTTGTGTCTTAATTATGAGTAATGTGATTATTTCATTATTGAGAAAAATCATTCCTAATGAAATTAGAATTCCTGTCTTTATCGTAATTATTGCCACATTAGTTAAATGTGTACAAATGTTAATGAATGCTTATACTCCTGCTTTATATGAATCATTAGGGGTATTCATTCCATTAATTGTTGTGAACTGTATTATTCTTGGAAGAGCTGAAAGTTTTGCTTCTAAGAATGGTGTCTTTGATTCTTTCTTAGATGCTTTAGGAATGGGATTAGGATATACTTTTGCAGTTGTTGTGATTTCATTCTTTAGAGAATTGATTGGAACAGGAGGATTATCTTTATATAATCCATTTGATGCAAGTCAAGTTATCTTTGAATTTAAGATTATTAGTGATTATGCCGTTTCATTGTTTACACAACCAGCAGGTGCATTTATCACTTTAGGTTGTATCCTTGCTTTTATTCAATTCTTAAGAGTGAGAAAAGAAAACAAAGCAAAGAAAGTGGAGGTAAAATAG
- a CDS encoding RnfABCDGE type electron transport complex subunit D encodes MKITLQRTSPNYRQKLSTHRIMRDLTIGLLVIVAYSLYNLYYNYTSNEPLITAALIYGVSIVVGLVTEAVWGLVHKTNVLEQIKNGFPWVTSIIFALTLPIGTPLYVVAIGSFISIFLGKLVFGGFGQNIFNPALVGRVIVHLSFGDKLLPYIEAMKGASGAIDITTSATPAAMLAGTNWMGGDGFSYTLTDLLLGNHGGTLGETCIWLILLVGIVLVVRRVFDARIPVAYLGTILVLSEVFALVCGLDPVTYPLTQLCLGGVVFGAVFMATDPVTSPTSPLGKIVYGICLGFLTMIIRLKANYPEGVLFSILIMNMLTPLIDSFILGRTNTRMAKQWLTVGLSLAIAGGCVAGIGNGIQSDIAAAEAKAAEEAKKKEEAEKKKAEEEANAFNFKVLEEIDGGYIMETTGYSSDKPMKIEVKISGDTVKSVKVLEAPGETEYYGAELVKGTDKASTEAKAFYDKFLTGEFKTSDIDGVDTATGATMTTKGIVNAIKGAIVMSQIEREVKGDTYVYTISEAGYSADKPMKMKITVDKAKETVTKIEFLDASGETEYYGAELVKGTDKASDKAKAFYDKYLAQPFQYADIDGVDTSTGATMTTKGIVTAIRKAIAATK; translated from the coding sequence ATGAAGATTACTTTACAAAGAACATCACCAAATTATCGTCAAAAACTCTCTACACATAGAATTATGAGAGATTTGACAATCGGATTATTAGTGATTGTTGCTTATTCATTATACAATTTATATTATAACTATACATCTAATGAACCATTAATAACAGCTGCTTTAATTTATGGTGTCTCTATTGTTGTGGGACTTGTTACAGAAGCTGTATGGGGATTAGTTCATAAAACAAATGTATTAGAACAAATAAAAAATGGGTTTCCTTGGGTTACATCAATTATTTTTGCATTGACATTACCTATTGGAACACCACTATATGTTGTAGCCATTGGCTCATTTATTTCTATTTTCTTAGGAAAATTAGTATTTGGTGGTTTTGGACAAAATATCTTTAATCCAGCTTTAGTTGGACGTGTGATTGTTCATTTATCTTTTGGTGATAAGTTATTACCTTATATTGAAGCGATGAAAGGTGCAAGTGGTGCTATTGATATTACAACATCTGCAACACCAGCAGCAATGCTTGCTGGAACAAACTGGATGGGTGGCGATGGATTTAGCTATACACTCACTGACTTGTTGCTAGGAAATCATGGTGGAACATTAGGTGAAACATGTATTTGGCTTATCTTATTAGTTGGAATTGTTTTAGTTGTGAGACGTGTTTTTGATGCCAGAATTCCAGTTGCTTATTTAGGTACAATTTTGGTATTAAGTGAAGTCTTTGCATTAGTATGTGGGTTAGATCCTGTAACTTATCCATTAACACAATTATGTTTAGGTGGAGTTGTCTTTGGGGCTGTCTTTATGGCTACTGATCCAGTGACATCACCAACGAGTCCGCTTGGTAAGATTGTTTACGGTATTTGTTTAGGTTTCTTAACAATGATTATTCGTTTGAAAGCCAATTATCCTGAAGGTGTGCTTTTCTCTATTCTTATTATGAATATGTTAACACCACTTATTGATTCATTTATTCTTGGTAGAACAAATACAAGAATGGCAAAACAATGGTTAACTGTTGGACTTTCTTTAGCTATTGCTGGTGGTTGCGTTGCTGGTATTGGTAATGGTATCCAAAGTGATATTGCTGCTGCTGAAGCAAAAGCTGCTGAAGAAGCAAAGAAAAAAGAAGAAGCTGAAAAGAAAAAAGCTGAAGAAGAAGCCAATGCATTTAACTTTAAGGTATTAGAAGAAATTGATGGTGGATACATCATGGAAACAACTGGATATTCTTCTGATAAACCAATGAAAATTGAAGTCAAGATTTCAGGAGATACAGTGAAATCTGTTAAAGTTTTAGAAGCACCAGGTGAAACTGAATATTATGGAGCTGAACTTGTTAAAGGAACTGATAAGGCATCAACAGAAGCAAAAGCTTTCTATGATAAGTTCTTAACTGGAGAATTTAAGACAAGCGATATTGATGGTGTAGATACAGCAACGGGTGCAACAATGACAACAAAAGGAATTGTTAATGCAATTAAAGGTGCAATTGTTATGTCACAAATTGAACGTGAAGTGAAAGGTGACACTTATGTATATACAATCAGTGAAGCTGGATATAGTGCTGATAAACCAATGAAAATGAAGATTACAGTGGATAAAGCAAAAGAAACTGTAACAAAAATTGAATTCTTAGATGCATCAGGTGAAACTGAATATTATGGTGCTGAACTTGTCAAAGGAACTGATAAAGCTTCTGATAAAGCCAAAGCATTCTATGATAAATATTTAGCACAGCCATTCCAATATGCAGATATTGATGGTGTTGATACTTCAACTGGAGCAACAATGACAACGAAAGGAATTGTAACTGCAATTAGAAAAGCAATTGCAGCGACAAAATAG
- a CDS encoding FprA family A-type flavoprotein: MNVTDSIKYIGVYDQELDLFEGQYPLRNGVTYNSYIIIDDKIAIMDTVDRRGKDIWLENVEKALNGREPDYLVVSHMEPDHGACVQYIAEKFPNMKIVGNVKTFAMIDEYFDLNENTKRVQVKEGDTLQLGYHTLQFMMAPMVHWPEVMMTYELQEKVLFSADAFGTFEKMSEDEAWVEEGRRYYTNIVGKYGLQVKNVLKKVKNLDVQMICPLHGPVLKEEIMQYVRYYDLWSTYTPEESGVLIACASIHGHTMEAAQLLKSKLEQQGETVVLRDLSRIDVSYVIADAFHYDRLVLAASSYDGGVFCPMEQFIHHLKSKNFQNRPIAFIENGTWAPSAVKTMKDILGTLKNIDYMEPAITIRGALKEQDKDALETIATTIMEGGCIDEICV, encoded by the coding sequence ATGAATGTAACTGATTCGATAAAATATATTGGAGTTTATGATCAAGAACTTGATTTGTTTGAAGGACAATATCCACTTAGAAATGGTGTCACTTATAATTCGTATATAATTATTGATGACAAAATTGCGATTATGGATACAGTTGATCGTAGAGGTAAGGATATTTGGCTTGAGAATGTTGAAAAGGCGCTTAATGGTAGAGAACCAGATTATTTGGTTGTTTCTCATATGGAACCAGATCATGGGGCTTGTGTGCAATACATTGCTGAGAAGTTCCCAAATATGAAAATTGTTGGAAATGTAAAAACATTTGCAATGATTGATGAATATTTTGATTTAAATGAAAACACTAAGCGTGTTCAAGTTAAAGAAGGAGACACACTGCAACTGGGTTATCATACATTACAGTTTATGATGGCGCCAATGGTTCATTGGCCAGAAGTCATGATGACTTATGAGTTGCAAGAGAAAGTTTTATTCTCAGCTGATGCTTTTGGAACATTTGAAAAAATGTCAGAAGATGAAGCATGGGTTGAAGAAGGTAGACGTTATTATACCAATATTGTTGGTAAGTATGGTTTACAGGTCAAGAATGTTTTAAAAAAGGTAAAAAACTTAGATGTTCAAATGATTTGTCCATTGCATGGACCAGTTTTAAAAGAAGAAATCATGCAATATGTCCGTTATTATGATTTATGGAGTACATATACACCTGAAGAAAGTGGTGTATTGATTGCTTGTGCTTCTATTCACGGTCATACGATGGAAGCAGCTCAGTTACTTAAATCAAAATTAGAACAACAAGGTGAAACTGTTGTTTTGCGTGATTTATCAAGAATAGATGTTTCTTATGTCATTGCTGATGCATTTCATTATGATCGTCTTGTTTTGGCAGCTTCAAGTTATGATGGTGGTGTTTTCTGTCCAATGGAGCAGTTTATTCATCATTTGAAAAGCAAAAATTTTCAAAATAGACCTATAGCATTTATTGAAAATGGAACATGGGCACCAAGTGCAGTCAAAACAATGAAAGATATCTTAGGCACTTTAAAAAACATTGATTATATGGAACCAGCAATAACTATTCGAGGAGCTTTAAAAGAACAAGATAAAGATGCTTTAGAAACAATCGCAACAACAATTATGGAAGGTGGATGTATAGATGAAATATGTGTGTGA
- a CDS encoding FMN-binding protein — MKKIITLALFLAVVAGLSGAALSFVFQMTDPVIQEAKIASEKENLVKIYTSGEEFKAVETNLTDYPAIQGVYEASSGGTVKGYVYKCSVVGYGGASTPIQYLIALDQDGTYKGYEVLDKSGETNGFGSKIGDADFKNGIVGKNIGDSIDTISGATISSSAVVSGIEQATAHYEENLK; from the coding sequence ATGAAGAAAATTATAACATTAGCTCTTTTCCTTGCGGTTGTTGCTGGACTTTCTGGAGCAGCTTTGTCATTTGTTTTTCAAATGACAGATCCTGTTATTCAGGAAGCAAAAATTGCAAGTGAGAAAGAAAACTTAGTTAAGATTTATACATCTGGTGAAGAATTTAAGGCAGTTGAAACAAACTTAACTGATTATCCTGCTATTCAAGGTGTTTATGAAGCGAGCAGTGGTGGAACTGTAAAAGGTTATGTCTATAAATGTAGTGTTGTAGGATATGGTGGAGCAAGTACACCTATTCAATACTTAATTGCTTTAGATCAAGATGGAACTTATAAAGGTTATGAAGTTCTTGATAAAAGTGGTGAAACAAATGGTTTTGGTTCTAAAATTGGCGATGCTGATTTTAAGAACGGTATTGTAGGAAAAAATATTGGTGACTCTATTGATACAATCTCTGGGGCAACAATATCATCAAGTGCAGTTGTTAGTGGTATCGAACAGGCAACTGCTCATTACGAAGAAAATTTGAAATAG
- a CDS encoding RnfABCDGE type electron transport complex subunit B, giving the protein MNISAVLSLVAIGAVLGAILGIANKYLIVEEDNRIGEVMEMLPGANCGGCGYPGCSGFANALVEGEAKKVSACVVSNQETREKISTYLNETPGPDGQPVKVTI; this is encoded by the coding sequence ATGAATATTAGTGCTGTTTTATCATTGGTGGCTATTGGAGCGGTGCTTGGTGCTATTTTAGGTATTGCTAATAAGTATTTAATTGTTGAAGAAGATAACCGCATTGGTGAAGTTATGGAAATGTTACCTGGTGCCAATTGTGGTGGTTGTGGTTATCCTGGATGTTCTGGATTTGCTAATGCACTTGTTGAAGGTGAAGCGAAAAAAGTTTCTGCTTGTGTCGTAAGTAATCAAGAAACAAGAGAAAAAATTTCAACTTATTTAAATGAAACACCAGGGCCAGATGGTCAACCGGTGAAAGTTACTATTTAA
- a CDS encoding electron transport complex protein RnfA, whose translation MELVSLFIGLTFVNNVVLSKFYAVCPLLGVSKKPKNALNMGYAVTFVIFVASIVTYALYHGVLELLDITYLDLITFILVIASLVQFVEMFLKKTSPEIYKSMGVYLPLITTNCAVLGVALDNISAGYGIVQAAVAGLAVPIGFTIVIYVFATIRERLDIANVPESFKGTPIALITAGLMACALAGIAGLV comes from the coding sequence ATGGAATTGGTCAGTTTATTTATTGGATTAACTTTTGTGAATAACGTTGTTTTAAGTAAATTCTATGCTGTTTGTCCATTGCTTGGGGTTTCTAAGAAACCTAAGAATGCTTTAAACATGGGATATGCTGTTACATTTGTTATTTTTGTAGCATCAATTGTGACATATGCTCTTTATCATGGTGTATTGGAACTATTAGATATTACTTATTTAGATTTAATTACATTTATCTTGGTTATTGCTTCTTTAGTCCAATTTGTTGAAATGTTCTTAAAGAAAACAAGTCCAGAGATTTATAAATCAATGGGAGTTTATTTACCATTAATTACAACAAACTGTGCTGTTTTGGGTGTTGCATTAGACAATATTAGTGCAGGTTATGGGATTGTACAAGCAGCTGTAGCTGGATTAGCAGTTCCAATTGGATTTACTATTGTTATTTATGTGTTTGCAACAATTAGAGAAAGATTAGATATCGCTAATGTTCCTGAAAGTTTTAAAGGAACTCCAATTGCATTAATTACTGCTGGTCTTATGGCATGTGCACTTGCCGGAATCGCAGGTCTTGTTTAA
- the rd gene encoding rubredoxin yields the protein MKYVCDVCGYIYDEELGDPDQGVAPGTKFENIPEEWVCPLCGLGTDVFSLIEE from the coding sequence ATGAAATATGTGTGTGATGTATGTGGATATATTTATGATGAAGAATTAGGAGATCCTGATCAAGGGGTTGCCCCTGGAACAAAATTTGAAAATATTCCTGAAGAATGGGTTTGTCCATTATGTGGTCTAGGAACAGATGTTTTTTCTCTCATTGAAGAATAA